A DNA window from Carnobacterium funditum DSM 5970 contains the following coding sequences:
- the parC gene encoding DNA topoisomerase IV subunit A produces the protein MESRSDVQELTLEEVMGDRFGRYSKYIIQERALPDIRDGLKPVQRRILYAMNVEGNTSEKGFRKSAKTVGNVIGNYHPHGDSSVYEAMVRLSQNWKQREELVEMHGNNGSMDGDPPAAMRYTEARLSKISSELLKDIDKETVDFVLNFDDTDEEPTVLPVRYPNLLVNGATGISAGYATDIPSHNLSEVIDATVYLVDHPKATAVDLMTYLKGPDFPTGGILQGVDGIKKAYETGKGKVILRSKTHIEELRGGKQQIVISEIPYDVNKAVLVRKMDEIRLYKKIDGIAEVRDESDRTGLQIVVELKKDVNAQGILTYLLKSTDLQVSYNFNMVAIDKKRPQQVGIVRMIEAYLEHQNEVIVRRTQFNLRKAETRAHIVVGLIKALSILDEVITAIRASKDKKNAKDNLIEQFKFTEEQAEAIVSLQLYRLTNTDITALESEAEALEKDIASFKKILTSSVEMKRVMKKELSEIKKKYASPRRTVIENEIEELKIETEVLVTQEEVMVSVTKEGYIKRTSLRSYGASKPEEIGVREGDYPIFVEQLNTLNHLLLFTTKGNIIYRPVHEIAEFRWKDIGEHLSQNIALGQEETILKVFGLKILDSSATFTIISKEGFIKQSNVDSLFGRSYLTKSFIVMKLKTETDRVENVIFTEIQKDKDVFLITRRGFGLRYPLAEVPIVGAKAGGVKSINLKKDDYVVNGIVFDATASKTEVLILTQRGSVKKMNINDFDTLGRAKRGLLVLRELKSNPHRVAFLLCGSKGQEYTVLTEKDKAIHLSSSTYQISDRYSNGSFILDEVNDGIPLDVQKDIFYALKKE, from the coding sequence ATGGAAAGTAGATCGGATGTTCAAGAATTGACTCTTGAAGAAGTGATGGGAGATCGATTTGGTCGATATTCAAAGTATATTATCCAAGAACGTGCACTGCCTGACATTCGTGATGGCTTAAAACCTGTTCAACGTCGGATATTATATGCAATGAATGTAGAAGGAAACACGTCAGAAAAAGGATTTCGAAAATCTGCCAAAACGGTGGGGAATGTGATTGGTAATTATCATCCTCACGGCGATAGTAGTGTGTACGAAGCGATGGTACGATTAAGTCAGAACTGGAAACAACGAGAAGAACTAGTTGAAATGCATGGGAATAACGGAAGTATGGACGGCGATCCTCCTGCAGCAATGCGTTACACAGAAGCTCGCTTGTCTAAAATTTCTTCAGAATTATTAAAAGATATAGACAAAGAAACGGTTGATTTCGTCTTGAATTTTGATGATACGGATGAGGAACCGACTGTTTTACCCGTTAGGTATCCTAATTTACTGGTTAATGGAGCAACAGGTATCTCAGCAGGTTATGCAACCGATATTCCTTCACATAATTTAAGTGAAGTTATTGATGCAACGGTCTATTTGGTTGATCACCCTAAAGCAACAGCTGTCGATTTGATGACCTATCTAAAAGGTCCTGATTTTCCAACAGGTGGTATTTTACAAGGAGTAGATGGCATAAAAAAAGCCTATGAAACGGGCAAAGGAAAAGTGATTCTTCGGTCGAAAACACACATAGAAGAGTTAAGAGGCGGCAAACAACAAATCGTTATTAGTGAAATTCCATATGATGTTAATAAAGCTGTGCTTGTTCGGAAAATGGATGAAATTCGTCTGTACAAAAAAATTGACGGTATTGCAGAAGTTCGTGATGAGTCAGATAGAACAGGGTTGCAAATTGTTGTAGAACTAAAAAAAGATGTTAATGCGCAGGGCATATTGACCTACTTATTAAAAAGTACCGATTTACAAGTTTCGTATAACTTTAATATGGTAGCTATTGATAAAAAGAGACCACAACAAGTGGGAATCGTTAGAATGATAGAAGCTTATCTTGAACATCAAAATGAAGTAATTGTTCGACGAACTCAGTTTAATCTTAGAAAAGCAGAAACTAGGGCACATATCGTTGTCGGTCTGATTAAAGCACTTTCTATATTAGACGAAGTTATTACAGCTATTCGTGCTAGTAAAGATAAGAAGAATGCAAAAGATAATCTTATCGAACAGTTTAAGTTTACCGAAGAACAAGCAGAAGCGATTGTGTCTTTACAATTGTATCGTTTAACCAATACGGATATCACTGCTTTGGAAAGTGAAGCTGAAGCATTAGAAAAGGATATTGCATCCTTTAAAAAAATTCTTACTAGTTCTGTTGAAATGAAACGTGTAATGAAAAAAGAACTTTCTGAAATCAAGAAAAAATATGCTAGTCCCCGTCGTACAGTCATTGAAAATGAAATCGAAGAATTAAAAATCGAAACAGAAGTTTTGGTCACACAAGAAGAAGTGATGGTTTCGGTAACTAAAGAAGGTTATATCAAGCGGACTAGTTTGCGTTCATATGGAGCTTCAAAACCTGAAGAAATCGGTGTTAGAGAAGGAGATTACCCTATTTTTGTAGAGCAGTTGAACACATTAAATCATTTGCTCTTGTTCACAACTAAAGGAAACATTATATATCGTCCAGTCCATGAAATAGCAGAATTCAGATGGAAAGATATTGGAGAACATCTTTCTCAAAATATTGCGCTCGGCCAAGAAGAGACGATTCTGAAAGTTTTCGGCTTAAAAATATTGGATTCTTCAGCAACCTTTACTATTATTAGTAAAGAAGGATTTATTAAACAATCGAATGTAGATAGTCTTTTTGGTCGCAGTTACCTTACAAAGTCATTTATAGTGATGAAATTGAAAACAGAAACAGATAGAGTTGAAAATGTAATCTTCACAGAAATTCAAAAAGATAAAGATGTTTTCCTTATTACTCGAAGAGGATTTGGCTTAAGGTATCCTTTAGCTGAAGTGCCGATAGTAGGAGCAAAAGCAGGTGGGGTTAAATCAATTAACCTGAAAAAAGATGACTATGTAGTTAACGGCATAGTTTTTGATGCAACGGCTTCAAAAACCGAAGTATTAATTCTTACCCAAAGAGGTTCCGTTAAAAAAATGAATATCAATGATTTTGATACTCTAGGAAGAGCAAAACGTGGTTTATTAGTACTAAGAGAATTAAAAAGTAATCCACACAGAGTAGCGTTTTTATTATGTGGTAGTAAAGGTCAAGAATATACTGTACTGACAGAAAAAGATAAAGCAATCCATTTATCAAGTTCTACTTACCAGATAAGTGATCGTTACTCTAATGGTTCATTTATTTTAGATGAAGTAAATGACGGAATCCCTTTAGACGTTCAAAAAGATATTTTTTATGCATTAAAAAAAGAGTAG
- the pflB gene encoding formate C-acetyltransferase, with translation MEQWTKFKGRVWQEEIDVRDFIQQNFNQYNGTDEFLASPTEATSALWEQVMDLNTQERDAGGVLDMDTKVVSTITSHAAGYLNKELEQIVGFQTEKPFKRGLQPFGGIRMSELSAEAYGFEIDPEVSHIFRDYRKTHNQGVFDVYTPEIRAARRSGIITGLPDAYGRGRIIGDYRRVALYGINHLIADKKKDLANTGYGTMSDTVIRDREEINEQIRALAELKELGNIYGFDISQPASNATEAFQWLYLGYLAAVKEQNGAAMSLGRTSTFLDIYIERDLAAGTLTEEQAQEIVDHFVMKLRLVKFSRTPEYNDLFSGDPTWVTEAIGGMGEDGRHLVTKSSYRFLHTLSNLGPAPEPNLTVLWSTRLPENFKKFCAKASIESSAIQYENDDVMRLEWGDDYGIACCVSAMRIGKQMQFFGARANLAKTLLYAINGGVDEKSKVQVGPKYQPITSEYLEYDEVMDKYDTMMEWISGLYLNTLNIIHFMHDKYSYEKLEMSLHDTDVMRTMATGIAGFSVVIDSLSAIKYAKVKTIRDESGLVIDYEIEGDYPKFGNNDDRADEIGIWLLKTFMSKVKKHPTYRESKHTTSILTITSNVVYGKKTGNTPDGRRAGAPFAPGANPMHGRDTHGALASLNSVAKIPYKYSLDGISNTFSIIPKALGKENDVQQSNLASMLDGYVKKGGHHLNVNVFNRETLLDAMDHPENYPQLTIRVSGYAVNFIKLTREQQMDVINRTMHESM, from the coding sequence ATGGAACAATGGACAAAATTTAAAGGTAGAGTATGGCAAGAAGAAATCGATGTTCGTGACTTTATTCAACAAAACTTTAATCAATATAACGGTACTGATGAATTCTTAGCAAGTCCTACTGAGGCAACCTCAGCACTTTGGGAACAAGTTATGGATTTAAATACACAAGAACGCGATGCAGGCGGAGTATTAGATATGGATACCAAAGTTGTATCAACGATTACTTCTCATGCAGCTGGTTATTTAAACAAAGAATTAGAACAAATCGTAGGTTTCCAAACTGAAAAACCATTCAAACGTGGATTGCAACCATTCGGTGGTATTCGTATGAGTGAACTATCTGCTGAAGCATATGGTTTTGAAATTGATCCAGAAGTTTCACATATCTTCCGTGATTACCGTAAAACCCATAATCAAGGCGTTTTTGATGTTTATACGCCAGAAATTCGTGCTGCCCGTCGTAGCGGTATTATTACAGGTTTACCAGATGCATATGGCCGTGGTCGTATCATTGGTGATTACCGTCGTGTGGCATTATATGGAATAAATCATTTGATTGCAGATAAGAAAAAAGACTTAGCTAACACTGGTTACGGTACAATGAGTGACACCGTTATCAGAGATCGTGAAGAAATCAATGAACAAATTCGTGCATTAGCAGAATTAAAAGAATTAGGAAATATTTATGGATTTGACATCTCACAACCTGCCAGTAACGCAACAGAAGCATTCCAATGGTTATATCTTGGTTATTTAGCAGCAGTGAAAGAGCAAAATGGAGCAGCGATGTCTTTAGGTCGTACTTCAACATTCTTGGATATTTATATAGAAAGAGATTTAGCAGCTGGAACATTAACAGAAGAACAAGCACAAGAAATTGTTGATCACTTTGTTATGAAACTTCGTTTAGTTAAATTCTCTCGTACACCTGAGTACAATGATCTATTTTCTGGAGACCCAACATGGGTAACAGAGGCCATTGGTGGTATGGGTGAAGATGGACGTCATTTAGTAACAAAAAGTAGTTACCGTTTCTTACACACATTATCAAATCTAGGACCTGCTCCAGAACCAAACTTAACTGTATTATGGTCAACTCGTTTACCTGAAAACTTCAAAAAGTTTTGTGCTAAAGCATCTATAGAGTCTAGTGCAATCCAATATGAAAATGACGATGTTATGCGTCTTGAATGGGGCGATGACTACGGAATAGCTTGTTGTGTATCAGCAATGCGCATCGGTAAACAAATGCAATTCTTTGGTGCTCGCGCTAACTTAGCAAAAACATTGTTATATGCTATTAATGGTGGAGTAGATGAAAAATCTAAAGTGCAAGTTGGACCTAAATATCAACCAATCACTTCAGAATATTTAGAGTACGATGAAGTAATGGACAAATACGATACGATGATGGAATGGATTTCTGGGTTATATTTAAACACGTTGAATATTATCCACTTTATGCATGATAAGTATTCTTATGAAAAACTTGAAATGTCATTACACGACACTGATGTAATGCGGACAATGGCTACAGGAATTGCTGGATTCTCAGTTGTAATTGACTCTTTATCAGCAATTAAATATGCTAAAGTTAAAACAATTAGAGATGAATCTGGTTTAGTTATCGATTACGAAATTGAAGGAGACTATCCTAAATTCGGAAACAATGATGATCGTGCTGATGAAATTGGTATCTGGTTATTGAAAACATTTATGTCAAAAGTGAAAAAACATCCAACTTATCGCGAATCAAAACATACGACATCTATTCTTACAATTACATCAAATGTAGTTTATGGTAAGAAAACAGGTAATACTCCCGATGGTCGTCGTGCAGGTGCACCATTTGCTCCAGGAGCAAATCCTATGCATGGTAGAGATACACATGGAGCGTTAGCAAGTTTGAATTCAGTTGCTAAAATTCCATACAAATATTCGTTAGATGGAATTTCAAATACATTTTCTATTATTCCAAAAGCTTTAGGAAAAGAGAATGACGTTCAACAATCTAATTTAGCTAGCATGTTAGATGGATATGTTAAAAAAGGTGGACACCACTTAAACGTAAATGTCTTTAATCGTGAAACATTATTAGATGCTATGGATCATCCAGAAAACTACCCACAACTTACGATTCGTGTATCAGGTTACGCAGTTAACTTTATTAAATTAACTCGTGAACAACAAATGGATGTTATTAATCGTACTATGCATGAAAGCATGTAA
- the pflA gene encoding pyruvate formate-lyase-activating protein: MSDSAIGYVHSTESFGSVDGPGIRFIAFMQGCRMRCEFCHNPDTWNMGGGTPYTADELLGEALAYREYWGEEGGITISGGEPLLHIDFLIELFKKAKAEGVHTTLDTCGQPFTYDEPFFSRFEELMSYTDLLLFDVKQIDDEKHKKLTMMSNKNILDMARYLSDIGKPVWIRHVLVPERSDFDEDLIRLNDFIESLDNVIKVEILPYHKLGIYKYEALKIPYKLDGIEPPTAERVENAKRLLNIDRYKQSILL, translated from the coding sequence ATGTCTGATTCAGCTATCGGCTATGTTCATTCAACTGAAAGTTTTGGTTCAGTTGATGGTCCAGGAATTCGTTTCATTGCATTTATGCAAGGGTGTCGTATGAGGTGTGAATTCTGCCATAATCCAGATACATGGAATATGGGCGGCGGAACACCTTATACCGCAGATGAGTTATTGGGAGAAGCATTAGCTTACCGTGAATACTGGGGAGAAGAAGGAGGAATCACAATAAGTGGTGGAGAACCTCTTTTGCATATTGATTTTTTAATAGAATTATTCAAAAAAGCAAAGGCTGAGGGTGTGCACACAACATTAGATACTTGTGGCCAACCATTCACTTATGACGAACCTTTCTTTAGCCGTTTTGAAGAATTAATGAGTTATACAGATTTATTATTATTTGATGTGAAACAGATTGATGATGAAAAGCATAAAAAATTAACAATGATGTCAAATAAGAATATTTTAGATATGGCTCGTTATTTATCAGATATTGGCAAACCAGTCTGGATTAGACATGTTTTAGTTCCAGAACGATCTGACTTTGATGAAGATTTGATAAGATTAAACGATTTTATCGAATCGTTAGATAATGTTATAAAGGTTGAAATTTTACCTTATCATAAGTTAGGTATTTATAAGTATGAAGCATTAAAAATACCTTATAAACTAGATGGTATTGAACCACCTACTGCAGAGCGTGTAGAAAATGCAAAACGATTATTAAATATAGACCGATATAAACAGTCTATATTATTATAA
- a CDS encoding LysR family transcriptional regulator: protein MIKDKNLMFYSKALDYFLQIVETRNYTKAATILGISQPALTQQIKKIEKKVGAPLFYSSGRKLYLTDVGHLMLQMAHSINTILNNTADTIQTTINSNKGEIKIGLLSSIEDKIFTQFINAYYKDNPNIKVTLYMLTRDNIWNKLENNQIDLAIMYLPDYKIKNWDPYISKKIIDEELMFLPHKAEMINQDSIKLIQTINQKWAVYPDTYYINDLLREEFKNQLTNWPSISAYLTTPEQLYRFSKTTKSYTALPRSFVEAQKEEKEIKAMSFDPKISFQLSFVYRNDKEQVPRINKFLTNFTAFLKEETYYSRLKT from the coding sequence ATGATAAAAGATAAAAATCTAATGTTTTATTCAAAAGCATTAGATTATTTCCTGCAAATTGTAGAAACAAGGAACTATACCAAAGCTGCTACTATTTTAGGAATCTCTCAACCAGCTCTAACGCAACAAATAAAAAAAATTGAAAAAAAGGTGGGGGCGCCTTTATTTTATTCAAGTGGAAGAAAACTGTATCTAACCGATGTTGGTCATTTAATGTTGCAAATGGCACACTCTATCAATACGATTTTAAACAATACCGCTGATACAATCCAGACAACAATTAACTCAAATAAAGGTGAGATAAAAATCGGTTTATTATCATCGATAGAAGATAAAATATTTACTCAGTTTATTAATGCGTATTATAAAGATAATCCAAATATAAAAGTAACATTATATATGTTAACGCGAGATAATATTTGGAATAAGTTAGAAAACAATCAAATTGATCTTGCAATCATGTATTTACCAGATTATAAAATAAAAAATTGGGACCCTTATATTAGTAAGAAAATAATTGATGAAGAATTAATGTTTCTGCCCCATAAAGCAGAAATGATTAATCAGGATTCTATAAAGCTTATTCAGACGATTAATCAAAAATGGGCCGTTTATCCAGATACATATTATATTAATGATTTATTACGTGAAGAATTTAAAAATCAATTAACGAATTGGCCGTCTATTTCCGCTTATTTAACGACTCCAGAACAACTGTATCGTTTCAGCAAAACAACTAAAAGCTATACAGCATTACCTCGTTCTTTTGTTGAAGCTCAAAAAGAAGAAAAAGAAATAAAAGCAATGAGCTTTGATCCTAAAATTTCATTTCAGCTCTCTTTTGTTTATCGAAATGATAAAGAACAAGTGCCACGAATTAACAAATTTTTAACTAATTTCACTGCATTTTTAAAAGAAGAAACTTATTATAGTAGACTAAAAACATAA
- a CDS encoding manganese-dependent inorganic pyrophosphatase: MNKVLIFGHKNPDTDAIASAISFAYLQNELGVESEAVALGEVTEETQYALNHFNFKAPRVIQTAANETNQVMLVDHNEFQQSVSDIDKVEVLAVVDHHRIANFETTHPLYYRAEPVGCTNTIILKLFKENDIAIPKELAGLMLSAIISDSLLFKSPTCTNEDVKAAKELAKLAETDTDAYGLEMLKAGTNLSHKSATELLDMDAKSFPMGDKNVRVAQVNVVDVNDVFSKQVEIEKTMLELSLVNQYDLFILVVTNILDSDSVILAMGDPIAAVEEAFKIKLENNRAILKGVVSRKKQIVPQLTEVLTK; encoded by the coding sequence ATGAATAAAGTTTTAATTTTCGGTCATAAAAATCCAGATACAGATGCTATTGCATCTGCCATTTCATTTGCCTATTTACAAAATGAATTAGGAGTAGAATCAGAAGCAGTTGCCCTAGGTGAAGTTACTGAAGAAACACAATATGCTTTGAATCATTTTAACTTTAAAGCACCACGAGTCATACAAACAGCAGCAAACGAAACAAATCAAGTTATGTTGGTGGATCACAACGAATTTCAGCAAAGTGTTTCAGATATAGATAAAGTGGAAGTACTGGCTGTAGTAGATCACCATAGAATTGCAAACTTTGAAACAACTCATCCATTGTATTACCGTGCTGAACCTGTTGGATGTACAAATACTATTATTTTGAAATTGTTTAAAGAGAATGACATTGCTATTCCAAAAGAATTAGCAGGATTAATGTTATCAGCTATTATTTCAGATAGCCTGTTGTTTAAATCACCAACTTGTACTAATGAGGATGTAAAAGCAGCTAAAGAATTAGCTAAACTAGCAGAAACAGATACCGATGCCTATGGTTTAGAAATGCTTAAAGCAGGTACAAATCTTAGTCATAAATCTGCAACTGAATTACTTGATATGGATGCAAAAAGTTTTCCGATGGGTGACAAAAATGTTCGTGTAGCTCAAGTAAATGTAGTAGATGTGAATGATGTGTTTTCTAAACAAGTAGAAATAGAAAAGACAATGTTAGAATTAAGCCTAGTAAATCAGTATGACTTATTTATCTTAGTTGTAACAAACATATTAGATAGTGATTCAGTCATATTAGCAATGGGTGATCCAATTGCAGCGGTTGAAGAAGCATTCAAGATAAAGTTAGAAAACAATAGAGCTATTTTAAAAGGTGTTGTTTCAAGAAAGAAACAAATTGTCCCACAATTAACAGAAGTATTGACTAAATAG
- a CDS encoding YcjF family protein, giving the protein MKKMAKNFNIVDDIMNKTENELKNIKPISILLIGKTGVGKSTLINSVFRENLAETGIGRPITKHLRRITKDGVPVVLYDTRGLELNNEAQQEVLKEIFDTISEGKKTTSTSDEEIHLVYYCVNANSSRIEPLELDLIKKLSTKIPVVVVLTQSIGNQAKEFKKYIENLNLPIYGVVNVMAQEFVISNEVSITPFGLKKLIEMSFQIIPEEQKRAFNNAQQVDIERKAKSARSWASKYIATSFGVGFMPIPFSDASVLVPMQLTLLAHITAIFGISMDKATITSMLAAVGGTGGATYAGRYIVSNVIKFIPGVGTIVGGVISGATASIMTTALALSYIEVLTVIAKGEKDGKYPDLKNIEKLMKEKFENRLKKSKKPLHENFEEKKSKWQFWK; this is encoded by the coding sequence ATGAAAAAAATGGCTAAGAATTTTAATATTGTAGATGATATTATGAATAAAACAGAAAACGAACTAAAGAACATAAAACCCATCAGTATTTTATTAATTGGTAAAACTGGCGTTGGGAAAAGTACGCTAATTAATAGCGTTTTTCGTGAAAATCTAGCTGAAACCGGGATTGGTCGTCCTATTACTAAACACTTAAGAAGGATAACAAAAGATGGCGTACCAGTTGTCTTATACGATACACGAGGTTTAGAACTAAATAATGAAGCACAACAAGAGGTATTAAAAGAAATTTTTGATACGATATCAGAAGGTAAAAAAACAACTTCTACTTCTGATGAAGAGATTCATTTAGTTTATTATTGTGTGAATGCCAACTCTTCAAGAATAGAACCCTTAGAATTAGACTTAATTAAAAAATTAAGCACTAAAATTCCGGTTGTGGTTGTTTTAACACAATCCATTGGAAATCAGGCAAAAGAATTTAAGAAGTATATTGAAAATTTAAACTTACCTATTTATGGAGTAGTAAATGTCATGGCACAAGAATTTGTTATTTCAAATGAGGTTTCAATCACGCCATTCGGATTGAAAAAACTTATCGAAATGAGCTTTCAAATCATTCCAGAGGAACAAAAAAGAGCTTTTAATAACGCCCAACAAGTAGATATTGAACGGAAAGCAAAATCTGCACGAAGTTGGGCCTCTAAATATATAGCTACCTCGTTCGGAGTAGGCTTTATGCCAATTCCTTTCTCAGATGCTTCAGTGTTAGTTCCAATGCAACTAACTTTGCTAGCTCATATTACAGCAATTTTTGGTATATCAATGGATAAAGCAACGATCACAAGTATGCTAGCTGCAGTTGGAGGAACTGGAGGAGCTACTTACGCCGGCAGGTACATTGTTTCCAATGTTATTAAATTCATCCCAGGTGTAGGAACAATTGTCGGAGGAGTAATCAGTGGAGCTACTGCATCTATTATGACTACAGCTTTAGCATTGAGCTATATAGAGGTCCTAACAGTTATTGCAAAAGGTGAAAAAGATGGAAAATATCCAGATTTAAAAAATATTGAAAAACTTATGAAAGAAAAATTTGAAAATCGTTTAAAAAAATCAAAGAAACCACTTCATGAAAATTTTGAAGAGAAAAAAAGTAAATGGCAATTTTGGAAATAA
- a CDS encoding YrrS family protein, whose amino-acid sequence MKNANKPTRSNKNGKNRTISRVVILIISVTMVLMLLIFGVWVLGGGEDKASNESMETFSSDIESTSLPVKEESVEKESSSISSSNKVEKESDEVKNSEKDKEDKEDKEKIKTEKTDPSDDNVTSAVTGNWEPVETKQEGTHTTDYNDGSQDRIEIKQASATATGLSVADMIEWRVENNGDQKVVATISDTQQTKTYRVFLSWIDTKGWQPNKVEQLKVNDQQ is encoded by the coding sequence ATGAAAAATGCTAATAAACCAACGCGCTCTAATAAAAACGGGAAAAACCGTACTATTTCGAGAGTCGTGATCTTGATTATTTCTGTTACAATGGTCCTTATGCTGCTTATCTTTGGTGTGTGGGTACTTGGTGGTGGTGAAGACAAGGCTTCAAATGAATCTATGGAAACTTTTTCAAGTGATATAGAGAGTACCTCTTTACCAGTGAAAGAAGAGTCAGTTGAGAAAGAGTCTTCGTCTATTTCTTCATCTAATAAAGTAGAAAAAGAAAGCGACGAAGTGAAAAATAGCGAAAAAGATAAAGAAGATAAAGAAGATAAAGAAAAGATAAAAACTGAAAAAACAGATCCTTCAGATGATAATGTTACATCAGCTGTTACTGGGAATTGGGAACCGGTAGAAACAAAACAAGAAGGCACACATACAACGGATTATAATGATGGCTCACAAGATAGAATAGAGATAAAACAAGCAAGTGCAACTGCTACTGGTCTTTCTGTAGCAGATATGATCGAATGGCGTGTAGAAAATAACGGAGATCAAAAAGTAGTTGCTACAATTTCTGACACTCAGCAAACAAAAACTTATCGTGTCTTTTTAAGTTGGATTGACACTAAAGGATGGCAGCCTAATAAAGTAGAACAACTAAAAGTAAATGACCAACAATAA
- a CDS encoding diaminopimelate dehydrogenase: MTKKIRIGLVGYGNIGKGVELALAGFPDMEGIAVFTRRNPEELDSKFKAVSLDNILDYKDQIDVLILCGGSATDLPEQGPALAKDFSTIDSYDNHNNIPHYFENMDTSAKTANQVSIISVGWDPGLFSINRAILESILPSGETYTFWGKGLSQGHSDAIRQISGVKYGVQYTIPIEKSLEEVRSGNNPELSTREKHERVCYVVIEEQADQKLIETTIKTMPDYFEPYHTTVHFIDEETFKKDHKKMPHGGFVIRTAISGNDNKQKAEFQLELESNAEFTSSILVAYARAAYKFKKDGKTGAFSVLDVPPAYLSAKSSAQLRKELL; the protein is encoded by the coding sequence ATGACAAAAAAAATTCGTATCGGTTTAGTAGGCTATGGGAATATAGGAAAAGGCGTAGAATTAGCGCTGGCTGGATTTCCTGATATGGAAGGGATTGCCGTATTTACCAGACGTAACCCTGAAGAGTTAGATTCTAAATTTAAAGCTGTCAGTTTAGACAATATTCTGGACTACAAAGATCAAATCGATGTATTAATTTTATGTGGAGGATCAGCAACAGATTTACCTGAACAAGGTCCCGCTTTAGCAAAAGATTTTTCAACAATTGATAGTTATGATAACCATAACAATATACCACACTATTTTGAAAATATGGATACGTCAGCTAAAACTGCTAACCAAGTTAGCATCATTTCAGTTGGATGGGATCCTGGCTTATTCTCAATCAACCGTGCTATTTTAGAGTCTATATTACCTAGTGGAGAAACCTATACATTTTGGGGAAAAGGATTGAGTCAAGGACACTCAGATGCTATTCGTCAAATTAGTGGTGTGAAATATGGTGTTCAATATACTATTCCGATTGAAAAATCATTAGAAGAAGTTCGAAGTGGTAATAATCCTGAACTTTCTACTCGTGAAAAACATGAGCGCGTCTGTTATGTTGTAATTGAAGAACAGGCAGATCAAAAATTAATTGAAACAACGATTAAAACAATGCCAGACTATTTTGAACCATATCATACGACTGTTCATTTTATTGATGAAGAAACATTTAAAAAAGATCATAAAAAAATGCCACATGGTGGGTTCGTTATACGAACAGCTATTTCAGGTAATGATAATAAACAAAAAGCGGAATTCCAACTTGAATTAGAAAGTAATGCTGAATTCACCTCTTCTATTTTAGTTGCTTATGCACGTGCTGCTTATAAATTTAAAAAAGATGGGAAAACAGGTGCTTTCAGTGTACTAGACGTTCCACCAGCTTATTTATCAGCTAAAAGTTCTGCACAACTTAGAAAAGAATTACTTTAA
- a CDS encoding ECF transporter S component, translating to MYQRNRKAYRISILGILSAIILVQNFVPLLGYIPIPPLNPTIIHITVIIAALTLGTKDGMIIGGVWGVSRLIKAFIAPASPLDLLLFTNPIISIVPRILVGFVAGYVFHLIKKKNGKESIGMIISSILASLTNTILVLFFIYIFYKDDYAMALNVDVSSLAKALGAIVLTNGIAEAVAAGIIAPIVARPLKRFKSN from the coding sequence ATGTATCAAAGAAATAGAAAGGCTTATCGTATATCTATTCTAGGGATTTTATCAGCTATCATTTTAGTACAAAACTTTGTTCCACTTTTAGGATATATTCCAATCCCACCATTAAATCCAACAATTATACATATCACTGTTATTATTGCAGCATTGACATTGGGAACAAAAGACGGCATGATTATCGGAGGCGTTTGGGGAGTTAGTCGCTTAATTAAGGCATTTATTGCGCCGGCCTCCCCGTTAGATTTATTGTTGTTTACGAACCCAATTATTTCTATTGTTCCTCGTATTCTTGTCGGTTTTGTTGCTGGTTATGTTTTTCATCTTATCAAAAAGAAAAATGGGAAAGAATCGATTGGGATGATTATCTCTTCTATTTTAGCTTCTTTAACTAATACGATATTGGTTCTATTTTTCATTTATATTTTTTATAAAGATGATTACGCAATGGCTTTGAATGTCGATGTTTCTAGTCTAGCTAAGGCTTTGGGAGCGATTGTATTAACTAATGGGATTGCTGAAGCAGTCGCTGCAGGAATTATTGCCCCAATTGTCGCTAGACCTTTAAAACGTTTCAAATCAAATTAA